Part of the Leptidea sinapis chromosome 11, ilLepSina1.1, whole genome shotgun sequence genome is shown below.
TcaggatttttttaaaaacattctaGTCCATAAAAGCACATCATTAAAACTTaccttatattatgtttaattattataattcgaatatgcaaaatatattgaattttattcaaCATTCACTCATTtagctttttttcttttttttttttcaaaataaacttttacgtattaatataactgtaatttaaatttcattgcgATAACCCAACTCTGTGTAGTTGATTCAGACAATCGGTCAAAGTGCGTGTTTCAATTATTGATAAATGgcgttttaaaaaatttaagattttttttgtgccaaTGGAGATTATGTTGAATGAGCTTTATATTTTATCAGACCTATAGTACTACTGGCCTACGCCATGGGCGGTCGTAGTTGGGTATATCATCTACTGAGTATCGATGTATTGCCGTAATTTAAACGACCTTTCGGGGCACCCTGGATTATGTTAGCGTGTATTGTTCAATTCGTAATCTGGAAAGGCTGTATTTTGTGAATTCGTTGTCTATTGTTATTTAACATAGCGCAGAAGCAATCGTTGTCTTATGCATGCTATAATTGATGAGATAACTTAGAAAGTAATCAAACAGTAATTCGCTTTGACAGTGGCGTATCGGCCAGTGTAGCAATGTCTGACCTTGTCCGTCTATATGCGGCGCTAGCTGGCACCCCGCCAATCAAGAAGTCGATGTCAAAGATAATACTAAAATACCGTATGCCCGCGCGCACCTACATAATATCGGCGACGCGaggaatttaaaattattacccGTTATTGCTATAAATGTGGAGAATCTCTTGTAATAACTAGTACTAGAACTAACTATATTACTATTAACATCTGTATATTATCTGCAGAGGACCGCTATTCGTGCTATTTATAATTTAGGTCCTACATTATCATTAAGagacaaatttaaagaaataatcatTATGTTTACTGTGTTGTCACAGAAATTTATCCTTGATAATTTAATCAAGTTATAAAGGCACCTTAATGAATTCTATAGATATTAGGATATTTACATAGAACGAACATAAACTAGTTATGGTTACTATACGACTTGGcttgactaacggccgttttcaacaaCCTATCTAcacttagtttaacttacggatacattgctgtcaccgtttaatgacaagatcttatctatcagtagttatgtccaatatagttatagtctaatgctatctgtcaataggttattgaaatctaagtgagcgtaaaaggatagatttgtctatgtctagtaagttaaactaaggatagataggttattgaaaacagctgTAAGCTAGTAAGTAAGCAGTACCCGAAGCGTTCGAAATAACAAAAGTCGGCCCTATAAAACATCTTTCAACTTTTAACGCTTCAACAACTTTCCTGTGCAAGTCTgactgatttttttaaattaatagataACTTTGAGAATTTCTTGAAAGCAAAAGTTCTTAGGCTTGTGATGTTCGCTAAATAGTCATATAAAGCAAGCAGCAAAGCgattttcctaatttttttttttttttgcagccTCTGTGTTAAGATGTTGGACTGGTTTGAGTACCACGGCCATATGTGTATAGCATTCGAGATGCTCGGACAGAGTGTGTTCGATTTCTTGGTAAGTTACATTATTCcgatttaattatattgtatgatTAATACGACAATACCAATCCAGGTCAagattttacttaatttatgtaatactaAACTACAATTAAAATGTTAGCTTATAATGACAATGAAAATCATCCTCAACTTTCAATCAAATACAAAGATCATGTCCATCGCTATTCTGCATCAGGCCTTCTTCACATAAGGACTACGACAAATGAAAACCAACAAAGGTGTCCTTTCTCTTACACTAATCCGCTTACTCACGCTTTTTATGCAATGCTGCCATGGACGAACATAACGCATTCAGTTAGTTCTACAATAATTGAGACGGCAGCAGATTAAGTCCATCGACCTTGTACCAAAAAGTACCGATTGCATAGTGGCAACTGCGTCCTGGCACAGGCGTTAATTCGACATGGTTCTGTCACTAGTCCAACGCGTGGGCTCGTTGTCCTAAGAGTCCGGCTGGTGTTCCAGAAAGACAACAACTACCAGCCGTACCCGCTGGAGCAGGTGCGGCACATCGCGTACCAGCTCATCCATAGCGTCCTGTTCCTGCACGACAACAAACTGACGCACACCGATCTCAAGCCGGAGAACATCCTCTTCGTTGACAGCGACTATGAGCTCGTCTCTGTCTACTCTAGCTCTAAGAAGGTAACAAACATTTTTCTATCCACCTTATTCTctgcatacataaaaatatcgtCACTTAAAGAAAAAGGGGTCATGCTCAATAGagcaataaatgaatttttttctgaatataatataaggttGGGGGAAAAGTTTCTTCGTATGAAAACCCATTTCAGGTCACATATAAACTCCCACTTTGATGGGTTTTTGCCGTCTTGTAGGAAGCGATATGATCACGCTGCTTTAGaaactttataatttttgatCAAAAAAACGCAAGAAGTAGATTCGGCAGTCCTCTCTTGATGTTAACCTGAATCTGCTGTAGAACTCTGATGAGACCGAAACAGCtggaaattttaattaatcaaacTGTCTTAATTTTTTCTGAGTGGTTAAAGATGTGTGTCGTTTAGCGTTATCGTGATGGAAGACCACACTCTTTCTATTGGTATCTGCCGCTTTTTCTCAACTTCTTGCTTTATCAAACTCATCAGGTGTCTGATACATAATGAACAATGCCCTTGCAATTCCACCATTTACACAACATCACCTTCTTGCTAGTTAATTTGGGTTCTTGACCACGACCTTTTTCAGTCGTTTTTTTGTCGTACTTGATTCATTTTTCATGACCGTTAGTTATACTATTCGGTTTCAACAAATCGCAAATCTGTGCGCGGTTAGTTAATTACATTTCTTTCAGTCGGTTCACGTGGATCAAATTTTAACCTTTTCTGTGTACCTAGCATTTTTCAAATGCGTCAAAAATGTTTTGTGTTAAATTCCCAGTTCCTCAACTATATGGTAGCTACTGCTTTTCACTTTTTCAAAAATGGCATCCATTATATCCGTAACTGGGAGACCAGAGCGTTGTTGACGTCATAAACGTCACAAATttgataaatgtaaaaataataataaagtaactcaaattatttagaaaatatgtaaaatagaCTACCGACGGTCGCTCGCATGTTCTTATGACGCCATAGTTCATAACAACAAACAAAACAGTGATAATGTGTGCACAGTTATAAAATCagaggcgtgcatatcatataggcaattagacAGTGCCTatctcgttatgaacctaaataaatatagcactagtgtaaaagttaatttactacctacggcaggcagtctacagattgcatatacgaagcaagcacCGTTTCATACAACTAATGTCGAACTGTCGGAATAAAGCTTGAGCTGTAGTTGACTGCAACTAGTTAGATCTatagtgcctaccttgctagcaaatgcacgcccctgtataaaatgtatattaaagtGATAAATGTGGTTACAGAAACATGAGCTGAGGCGAGTGAAGCGCAGTGACGTGAGACTCATCGACTTCGGCAGCGCCACGTTCGACCACGAGCACCACAGCACCATCGTGTCCACCCGCCACTACCGCGCGCCTGAGGTCATATtaggtataaaaaaaataaaaatactttacttAAACTTTTACAAGTCCTTTAGTACAAGTGACATGAAGTGGGTTTCTCAAATTTTCGACGTGTCAGTCGTACGGTTAAGAAGCGCGCTAGTTATGTAGACGGCACGGTAAACCGCTCGACAACAGTCAGGTACGCCTCAATTGGGATTGTTGCACTTGCTACTGTCACTATACTTGCATTGAGTGCAATTGAGAGATGGATGTTGAGTCCTGTCGACCTTGGTTGCCCATTATGTTCATACTGAGCTATAAAGTTCGCGAAACGTCGGGATGAATTCTAATGCCTGTCCTCCAAAATAATCTTTGCATTTAGACATGTGTCCGGGGAAAccttgattttaaaaatgataaacatttttaaaatctttataatattattgtgaccGTCTCAGAGCTCAGTTTTCATCGTTGGTAGGTAGATACGTACATGGATAAATAGTGTCTCTTTCCAAATACATATTTTccagattaaaataaatatcactaAAATTAACAGTGGGCATAATTCTGAAGTAATACGTTTTATTAAACCAGTATTTTACCCTTATATTAAAATCATGTGTATTTAATGTGTAGATTATTTATGAATTGCAaacttcaaagtcaaataaagtttattcaattaggcttaaactaagcgcttctgaaacgacagtataaatatttcttttaaattactgagtcTACCGCATGTTCGGAAGaaaagctcgtgagaagaacatacaagaaactcaaccgccactcttttaaatgaaatagagtattttacaaaggCTTTAGTATTCATAACTAATTAGTTTTCAATCCAATATGTGATTCGTGTTTAAACAATATCAAATATGTCATAAAAAGGAATAAAGaaaaaactgtataaaaaattatataaacttatatatatatatatatatatatatatatatatatatatatatatatatatatatatatattaacatgaCATAACGTAATGTTCTCGCAGAGTTGGGATGGTCGCAGCCGTGCGACGTGTGGTCCATCGGCTGCATCATGTTCGAGCTGCACCTGGGCATCACGCTGTTCCAGACGCACGACAACCGCGAACACCTCGCTATGATGGAGCGGATCCTGGGACCCATCCCCTACAGGTGACTAACAAACATCTGCAACACACAATTCCATGAAACTAACTTTATCTTGTTCTGTTCAATAAATCCTCCATTAAGAGGTCTGAAATTGTTATGTAATGTAGaaagaacattttattgttttataatattaattaacctTTTTTGAAAAGTTCTGTAGGCATGTGGAGCATTATTTTGCGGGTATTGAATGAAGTCTCATTATACGTATATATCTATGAATATAGTATCAAATAGGCCAGTCGACCTATCACACTGATATGTAACTCTCGTTGGGGTAAATTTGGCTCGGGCCAAATCAGGAAGCTCAGTCAGACAGTTATTTATTCACAATTCTCTATACTAACAAATGCTTTTTTtgccttcggttatactgcgaaaactactgaagcgatcggaataatacttataccataagatgcagatGTTTCGGAGAAGcttttaatgtatataatttatgatgATAACTTATCGGGAACCAATATTCatgatattatacatattatgtggtaatatatattactttatgaaatgtataaacaaacaatatatctatattaaggccaataaaatgagccatacagccaaacacaataaaaagttcagagatagaatttgttattttataatatttactttatttgcctcatgtgttttttaagacataaaagatattaaaattaaaatacagtaggttatttaattaatttaaaatatttatttattacaaaattaatttaatagttggctgtataggtctggagcccaagctaTCAATGTTGTAAGATTTCTTTGCAGGTCTTGCTTTgtcgtgcgtttattaatttcttcataTTTGCTAAATTGTTCAAAATctccatgttatactactgttttatttcctcgcagtcgaaatgaaaagcagagtttatgactcgtccacaaaaccattatatttgttaaaaatggttcgttttgtgcactcgttataaaatctactatttcacCTCTCCAgtacgaaaagggcgctattgctacgtgaaaactcggagcaaaaacgctttttgctgcgagcgtgaggcaaagttatttaaatttcgaaccccacgtcaaagagaatttaaaaactatgttcaagagacgggagtgccatacaaaataatgagaaatgtcgcttgtattgtattgtactaaattttgataccaacataatcaacTAATGACGTAATATCACAGCtgccaataaaataaatatatagggttggaatcactccataatttttatcgataattaactaaatttaatatttatatcgcaaaaaaattacataattacaaATAACACTGACAATTAGAGTTAAATGAAAGCTTCTATcaactattatttaaatgtgtttcaGGATGGCAAGGAAAACTAGGACAAAATATTTCTACCACGGCAAATTAGACTGGGACGAGAAATCGTCTGCTGGCAGATATGTTAGAGATAATTGTAAACCATTACTGGTGAGTGTTGTACCTTtcttatgttaaaaatatacttagaTGGTAAACCAGCACCGATCTTGAGAAGTATCATTGAATATTCAGGAGAAAACTATATCAGAGCATAttcaagaaatatttataagatatgATGGATTATTTATGTGTGGTGatccaaataatatttatagtagagctcttgtttttaattttttatatttattatcgtCGCCTTTCCAATTTACCCCTTTCACTAACAATATAATGATTGTGTTATGTGAAATGCCCGTTTGTATGAGAGTCGTCGCTCCTTTTATGACATCAAAAAAGtaagattattattgttaaaaaaatggcaTAAGTTTATCCAAGCAAGTGATGCCACTTAAATAACAAtttgattatttgtaaaatataaaataactagcttTTTTTAGTTGTCTTagttattaaaaacatttgCAACAATTAAATATTGTGGTTTGAAAAATAGTTAACAACCTATTCACAAATCTACCGAATTCGCTGTGATAAGAAGTTGTGTTAAGAAAAACACAAGAATaactttttaagaattattCTTTTTTGTGGATCTATGCCGATGCGACTAGAGAATCTTACTTAGCTGTCCTTCAATATGCCCTACTAGACTCGTTGTTACAGATTctttgcattttttttctttctttgatATCTTTGTTACAGCCACCAAGGACCAAAGTCGGGCACTAATTTTATTCTTTTGTGGGTCAGTGACCCAGATAATACACATAGCTGTTTCCACTGACTCTTACATTTTCCATTTCATTTGACAGAGGTACCTGCAGAGCAACAGTGAGGAGTACCGGCAGTTGTTCGACCTGATCACCCGCATGTTGGACTACGATCCTTCGCAGCGCATCACGCTCCGAGAGGCGCTCAAGCATCCTTTCTTCAACAAACTGCCCGCGCACCAGAGGCTGGGTACCTAcctattatataatacaattactTAGTTTAAGATCTATTAGATTTCAGCCTGTTCACATAAAATTTAATGTGAAAAaggttacaataaaaataaaattcgacTGAGTTACATCACATACATTTCTTCATGATTctatctttgtttttttacatgATGTTCTTCAAATTGTGTATTAATTAATGTAcacaaagttttaaaattaaacaatatgtttCGTTTTATTCAATGGTTAGTTATAGTATAATCATTTTGGGATATATTGCATTTAGATTAATATATTTTCGCAATAGACATAATTTGGcaagcaatataatatttaggacTGTCATCGCCAGTTGCTCAGTAATTATCATGTTGACATTGACTCGTAATAATTGAATACGAACGGTTCCTTATCAGTTAGGATGAAGTATATAACTGGATGTGATAAGCAATCAATAATACCGTGTATTAACatcacaaaatacaaaaaccgTTAGGTATAAAAAGGATGAAACCAATATTTTGTCTGTCAGAGtttctgttttattttgcaAGTGAAGGTTGCGACCTACACATTAGTTGTgatcgttatttatttataaattttgggcCATTAGAATAAATTAAGAGCTGGAGTGGTAATTGATTGTTGAATATAACTCATCTTAAGAAAACTGATATGTTACATATTGGCAAGCTGCAAAAGCCAGAAAAAGAAATCAGAAAACATAACCTGACATACATAAGTATGATTCtaagttaatgtattatttacttaaaaatgttGATAGAATAAGACCTGTagcatattaaaacattataaagcATTCTACTAGAAACACCTAAtgtgtaaatttgttaaatattataacaataatctaataattgataaaaaaaataattatcattccTAGAACAGAGGCCAACCTGGTTCCTCATATTCTACTCCTTTTTAATTTGTCCGTGCTATAAGATGGTTTGTGCCTTGCGGGTTTATACGCATGGCAAATCTAGTTGATACTTCATCCTAGCTTCTCAAGTTCTCTAGTTGTTTTATTACACGCAAGCAATAAGTTGGTAATGCGAaggaaatttttacaaaatatgtaagcTTCATGTAACTTTTGTACCGCTATAAATTATGGAATTTCATGACATTTGTGAACAGAATCTGCCATAAAATTGTgtctttactattattattgttatttgttataGGACCCCCGTTTACAAGGTCGCCATATCTTAGGTCAGGATTCATTTTCACTGTTGATATAATATCTATAGAAGCTTTCAAATTTCTCTAAACACATACTACAACATGTTGGATTCATAATCATGCTCTTGCTCGTCATAAGATACATATCGGTGtgattaatttgtttgttttccGCATGGCTCCTGCCTTCAagcatatttataaattaacaatcaaatattaataGGCCAagctatttaaattttcatttcttaTCATACATAAattgtatgttttaaaaatattctgtgAATTTAACTTCAAGCTATCCATATTATTTATGTCTCAAGTGTTAATTTTATGTCTTTGATTTTGGTACCAAAAATTAACAATGtaacttttccaaaaaaaaaatatcaaagtcTAAAACAACACGTATGTTTTATTTAGTGGCTGATTTACATACTAAATAAATGTCGATGATTTTTCGGGCCGACTATGCtgttatattttctttgttGTCACTCGTAAAACACCCcacaaacttaaataaatatcatcttTACGATTTGGACGTGTGGCGTCCTTCTTCAGTGCGGCTTACACTTTCTTTCACGTGTACCAAACTATAGAATGAACTTCCCTAATTGGTTATTTCCCAGAATGAAACGACGCggataatttcaattaaatgcGTACAACTTTTAAAAGGTCGGCAATAATATCTATgtaagtgggaggctcatttgtccattatgggtttccggcaagattatgggtaccaaaacggcgcttttttctgccgtgaaataatagtaatgtgtaagaattattgtgtttcggtctgaagggctccgctagtgaaataactgggcaaatgagatcttatgtctcaggctgacgagcgcaattttagtgcagctcagaattttttcaagaatcccgagcggcattgttatgggtagggcgtatcaattgatACGTATTCAAAACATTATAGGTAATTACCTATAATGCTTTGAATCTAGAGTTTGTCCTCGAATCGAGCTGTTGGGACGCTGAATAATGAGAAAGAGTAATAAATGTATCAAATGTGCTGCAGGCAGTGATCGAAGCCGGTGCAACGGAGAGAGTTCAGGATCTCGTGAGCGTTCACACTCGCTGAGCAGGTGAGGGCCGAGACTGAGGCCCCGGCCTGCGCCCCGCGAGCAGTAGGGGCCCCGCCCCCCGGGCTGAGATGGACTTGTACATTGTTGATAAAGTGATAAGTGATATATTTTCGAACATTAATTTAGGTAATATTTTGTTGTGAATCGGTACTTCtcaatttgtatttataatagttCGAAATAAATACTTTCGTTCTGATTAATTACtgtcgtttttattatttttctgtaagtattttgtgtatAATATTGGTCGGGGAGTAactataatatgtacatataataGTTAGTATAAACTTGCAACAAAATCTCTACAAATGTACTATTTGTATCTGGCTGGTTGTGATGACATCAAAAAGGTTACATTCCAATAAAACTGATTAGTATAATGTGACCCGCTCTTCTGCGTTTGTTTTTCTTGCTATCAAACTAATTGAATCAAATGAAAAATTTCaatagattttaaaattttaatacaataaaaagaaaGATTTAAAGGTTTCGCTGCGAGGTGCTAATGCATCTTCCTTACAAACCTTCATATTTTGACCTGTTTTCAGAATTATTTAGGCAGTGTCAGGTTAAAATCAAGAGCCAATCAATTACTAATTGCTTTCTTTAATGAGGAGTCACAAAATTCCAcagaatatattttgtataaaataggAGATCAATCTCTATCGTCAAGCTGGGAAGATCATGTGGCGGCATCTGTTAGTTGAAGTAGGTACTTTAAATAGCTATAGGAACCTAGCTATATCGATTTTAGACTAATTGGCAATAATCTGGATCGAGATGGCCTAGCCGCCAGTATCTCGAAtacgaaatatttttgacttatcTGGATTAATCTTAAGTTATTGGAGTTATCAAAAACGATTAAATTTGACATGTCAAAAATAATTCGATtcgattaatttttatattaggaTTGTATTACATGAAATAAAACTAACATGTTATGTAACTAGGAATACTTAAATAGCTACTTACTCTTATAGACTAAGGATTCCTTATAGGCCTAAGGAATACTCAACTTTAAGTATCGTAGGACCTGTACTTAAATGTTTAAGGAATGGTTTTGACAtgtaaattttgagataaacgtatctatttctgtaataataaatgatatgttatatattaatgtaatttaatttaaataattaatcagtGACTTATCActgtatttattgtaacttattacaataaatacatttcaattttaaaagtaGATATTGATAGTGCATCCATTCTCGATATGATGAGGCTATATGGTAGGACGTTTTAGGAggaggaatcaggttaaacagctcttcgggacactccccgtgataaatgcggtggatGTCTTCCACAATAAAGCGACgcctctacgcaacaccaagtgatccagccgttcactgagcactgggtccccgacgtGCTCCTGAATTTCACGAAAAACTTATTCCCAAAATAAATATGAGCtatgaaattaatttttctCATTATTTGTTTAACTGGTATCACAAATAATTTATCGATATCCTGTCGATAATGAAAGTTCAGCGATATGCTTACTTAAATGTTTCCTTAGCTAAGGAAACCAAAAGTGACGTCtctggcacagtagacatactcgtatgtaccagtacggaaactacctacaaatgttcgaaatgacacacacaaacatgcgcatcgacgaggcccctaagcagttttcgcggtcaatacgagtcgagtgtcacgttgttatttgtttccgcgatctttttaaaaatgccagcgtattgcgTGGTATACGGCTATTTGAACTCGGCTCCATCAATATCCAATTTTCGTTATttcaactataaaaaaaaacaatactttattgttattttattataattagtaggtattcgaattataagtccgtgagatcgattataataaattcgtgaacataattcacaatttaccccaaagatggcggctgcaatatttattatcatttttttatgagtgtggtttaatggtttttatgatgtttttttatatttattttcgacaaaaatacttacctacatatgttttgtcatggttttcttgagtgttgaaaccaataccagctagtgctgtcaaaatgaaaatacaagatggcggctgcaaaaaattatcaagTATTTCGTCACACGTGccgttttcataaaatatttccaagaaaaacattcaataaaatgttgtttaaaaagttatattacaGTCATCATGTAGATTTTACtattttacttactttattattgcattatacactatagctatcatacatacactatacataaaaatcttacaacGATAGAAGTTCGTTCCAAAACTCCTTTTTTAAAttcggttagaaaaataacctgacaaccctattgcttcaatggagttTACGCAcatataggtaagtattttatcaacaaggcttagtttccgtACTGATACATGTCTACTGTGTCTCTGGGATAGAACTCTCCTTAGTAGATTAATGGATAATAAGTACTCCTTAGCACTACACAGGTAACGACTATGAGTCCGGCGGTGAGTTTATGTAACCGCCATCTCTATTCGTAAGTGGATATTAAAATTGTCTACCcagtactattatatattctttcaCCCTTCGTCTTTGATTTGGAGGAATTTTGCCATAATCACCACGcatggcaggcgggttggcgatcgcagtagatTGATGCTCTTTCGGAAGGAAGCTGCTGCCCACCGTCCGTTCTTTGTGTCCCTTAGTGGCCTCTTATGACACCCGCGAGAGATGGTGCTGCAGCAGTATTAGTATAGTATCTTTAAgcaatgataatattaaaagtatgaaacagatatattaaatatgaaacGGACAATCGATGAAATAGAGGAAAAGAATGAAAAAGATGGATGTAAGTGAGTGAGTTAAAGAATAATGTGGCATTTGATCGTAGTAAGATCTGAATAaaaaagtctttttttttttcaatacttttattgaagtTTATACATTGGTGTAATAGGAATAAATTATAAACGTAAAACTTCTCctaacataaatatattcattttttaaagtaggtaaTATAAAACAACTCATTCACCTTCAAACATGGCAATTTAATGTAAAgttcaatatgttatttttcttCTACAAAACGCGGAATGTCTTACAGgcaaatatgcaattattggatTACACATAATGTATCAAATTCTACGTCCTTAAAATAAGcttaaagttatattaaatttaaataaagattgaattaaaatttagattttagcCCATCTATCTAATGCATATCACAGATTTCAACTCATTAAAATTAGGAAATACAATCAGCAAATATAATCTACGATCACACGCTTAGCCAAGAGCGTAAGATATATAAATCTAATTAATCTTAGCACAAAATAATTGAATCTgtgtgaattattattaatgcaaCAGTGTTTAAAGAGAGGGATAATatctattaaaaatgtaaaaaggagaagttttgaaaatagaacacaAATATTAAGAAttctgataataatatttatacgtcATATTCCtgcttacaaaataattaaaaataaaatgaaagttaCAATCTAAATAAGTTTACCGTTATTGCTTACGGATATAGCATATTATTacacttatgtttttttttacaaatatataggTAGGTCTGTGCAATACCTTAAATTTTTCCTAAACCAAAGTCATTGTTGTGATGTCGTTGttgtgaaaattaattaataatgttttgtgGAAACGAAATAACCAACTATActaatacagtttttttaagATTCTAAAACGTTAAAATTCTCTGTACCTTATGGACCATATCTAGAAGGGTAGGGTCGAATCCCGCATCATCAAAAATTTtagtacaaaaaatttaaacttataatCCCAGTAGTGAGggaaatcatttataaataagaaataatccCGAAACAATTCAacacaatttataataaacttcagCAGTCCAAAATAGCTTTAAAGTCCAATAATTCTTATACAACTCTCATCCTTATTCAAAAAACATAAGTTGTCGTTTCCTGTGGACGCAAGTATTTCGTCGTGTCTACATTTGGTTGAC
Proteins encoded:
- the LOC126966693 gene encoding serine/threonine-protein kinase Doa isoform X4, yielding MGARYKIIETLGEGTFGKVVEVKDLEMEHRMALKIIKNVEKYREAAKLEINVLEKLADIDPDCKNLCVKMLDWFEYHGHMCIAFEMLGQSVFDFLKDNNYQPYPLEQVRHIAYQLIHSVLFLHDNKLTHTDLKPENILFVDSDYELVSVYSSSKKKHELRRVKRSDVRLIDFGSATFDHEHHSTIVSTRHYRAPEVILELGWSQPCDVWSIGCIMFELHLGITLFQTHDNREHLAMMERILGPIPYRMARKTRTKYFYHGKLDWDEKSSAGRYVRDNCKPLLRYLQSNSEEYRQLFDLITRMLDYDPSQRITLREALKHPFFNKLPAHQRLGSDRSRCNGESSGSRERSHSLSR
- the LOC126966693 gene encoding dual specificity protein kinase CLK2 isoform X5; this encodes MFGPLLRKSILQGSASRTWNCITSFTQLIWCKLKYLRDLRMPRTRRKHYASHSRSRSRSYEAKRRRIDDGSREESFRKRSRSREHDSSEHSWRRRNERSKRSHHRRSPTSHRRRRHHRDESSPRSPPEQSSRARSSVKDDKDGHLLYWPGYVMGARYKIIETLGEGTFGKVVEVKDLEMEHRMALKIIKNVEKYREAAKLEINVLEKLADIDPDCKNLCVKMLDWFEYHGHMCIAFEMLGQSVFDFLKDNNYQPYPLEQVRHIAYQLIHSVLFLHDNKLTHTDLKPENILFVDSDYELVSVYSSSKKKHELRRVKRSDVRLIDFGSATFDHEHHSTIVSTRHYRAPEVILELGWSQPCDVWSIGCIMFELHLGITLFQTHDNREHLAMMERILGPIPYRMARKTRTKYFYHGKLDWDEKSSAGRYVRDNCKPLLRYLQSNSEEYRQLFDLITRMLDYDPSQRITLREALKHPFFNKLPAHQRLGSDRSRCNGESSGSRERSHSLSR
- the LOC126966693 gene encoding serine/threonine-protein kinase Doa isoform X6 encodes the protein MMPRTRRKHYASHSRSRSRSYEAKRRRIDDGSREESFRKRSRSREHDSSEHSWRRRNERSKRSHHRRSPTSHRRRRHHRDESSPRSPPEQSSRARSSVKDDKDGHLLYWPGYVMGARYKIIETLGEGTFGKVVEVKDLEMEHRMALKIIKNVEKYREAAKLEINVLEKLADIDPDCKNLCVKMLDWFEYHGHMCIAFEMLGQSVFDFLKDNNYQPYPLEQVRHIAYQLIHSVLFLHDNKLTHTDLKPENILFVDSDYELVSVYSSSKKKHELRRVKRSDVRLIDFGSATFDHEHHSTIVSTRHYRAPEVILELGWSQPCDVWSIGCIMFELHLGITLFQTHDNREHLAMMERILGPIPYRMARKTRTKYFYHGKLDWDEKSSAGRYVRDNCKPLLRYLQSNSEEYRQLFDLITRMLDYDPSQRITLREALKHPFFNKLPAHQRLGSDRSRCNGESSGSRERSHSLSR
- the LOC126966693 gene encoding serine/threonine-protein kinase Doa isoform X7; its protein translation is MEHRMALKIIKNVEKYREAAKLEINVLEKLADIDPDCKNLCVKMLDWFEYHGHMCIAFEMLGQSVFDFLKDNNYQPYPLEQVRHIAYQLIHSVLFLHDNKLTHTDLKPENILFVDSDYELVSVYSSSKKKHELRRVKRSDVRLIDFGSATFDHEHHSTIVSTRHYRAPEVILELGWSQPCDVWSIGCIMFELHLGITLFQTHDNREHLAMMERILGPIPYRMARKTRTKYFYHGKLDWDEKSSAGRYVRDNCKPLLRYLQSNSEEYRQLFDLITRMLDYDPSQRITLREALKHPFFNKLPAHQRLGSDRSRCNGESSGSRERSHSLSR